The DNA region GGGATGATCATATCGACTAGATGCTGCTAGCTGTGATTTCAAACTATGCTAGTTTAGAcgagaggctatctgtggctttgtGATTTTAGATCTCCTTTCACCGAGAATCAAAGCCACGGATAGTCTCTAGATTAACTATAATAGTGAATGAATGCTCTAATCTATTTTTGCAATAGCTACCACACTCGTACTTTGTTTGTCAATAAAAAACGTAACGCTATGACaatgataatattgttttatcTTATTATATGAGAGTgagagatggagagagagagagagagagagagagagagagagagagagagagagagagagagagagagagagagagagagagagagagagagagagagagagagagagacagagagagagagggagggaggaagggagaGTGAAAACTTTTATTTAACATGACCCACGAATAACATTCAAACATCTAATAACATTAAATTACCTCAGAAGTGAATTGTATAACAGCTGAAGATAAAATGAACATACTGGTGTAATCAAACGACACTAGACAAAAGGAAATGGCGGTAAGTACAGGAATTGAGCAGtaagtatttatttatcatacaATCGGATTGGTTTTAGTAGTACGTCTATTAGGTTCatagttgttgttattttgtgttttctagTCTTGTTAAAGAAATGTTTTAGGCGTGAAAGTGTTCTAGAACTTGACGAGTTTTGTGTTATTTGAGTTTCAATTCCCGAGTTAACATTTATCAaggaaaatgaaacatttaagTACCTTTTCTGTGAATAGAGTTACTTCGCCCTTAAACTAATAAAAACAAGTCTTCACAGTTTTTCTTTTCTCTTGGAATAATGTAAAAGTTTTCCGAACACAGCATTGAAGGGATGTGCATACTTTGTTGAACTACCAGTCACGTCCACCATCGGGGATCCTTCGTTCGCCCATTTGAATATTCCGCCCTCCATGTTGTAAATTTCAGCACCTTCGAAGTCATGATTATCGTCATCTGATATACAAGAACAAGACAATATCTGAATCATTACCATAGTTACCAAGGAAACATGAATGAGGAGAATGTAAATAAATGGATGAAATCTGGTAGAGTCAGTCTAGTTCATGTTGATATTGGTGGGATCTAAATACCAAACAAGTGGGTGTCGCGATCTAGCTATAGGAGAGTGACCGCTGACCGGATTATGGGGAATTATTGTACTTGTGACTCAAGAATTACTAATAAAAAACCCGAAATGGGTAGCTATTGATTAGATATGCATTATAATCCGTGCATTCGTATATAGTCGATTtcccggttccaagatgcattgcgcgagaggacgtcgcttatgttgttagatttagtcttgttttgtctttattacatttgaaataaaattttcatcaggaaatgatggtaagacatgttgaTCTCTTTTATTATGgatgattttatagaacaaagactgaacgccatcgatgacagagtgggattttacgggtaaacccagggtaccgtcatgtgacaaccatcccctgcGTAGCGCTTGCAAACCCCTCCGCGCGTGCAGAAtacattgtatggagagacgcgcaatgcatcttggaaccggcaacaggtctatacTGTGTACAAGGACACTGGGGAAGAATATCACGCTGACCAGAAAGTTTTACTGCTTTCGACACCGTTAAcgagtaaattaaaaatatgtgtaaCCATTGACGATGCACACATTCTGCCTCGGGGATAAAATTCACGGCAATAGTTCGTGTACCGAGTATTGGATACTTATCTGGGGTATAACAGAGCACAACTCTGTGCTATTTATAGTGACGTTTTAAgatttactagtatttcataCCAAAAGGTAAGCTTTCATAGAAAGGTCAATGTCAGATTTGGATTAAATTTGgcgtgaaaaacagttgttggTCAGAACTATAAAAAACTGATGGAGAATGGCCATTTATTCCACTGATGAGCTAGGACCCAGGATAagacatgggcctttaaacgACCAATGTCTCATGTTCATATGGTTTGAGAGACTAACACACCATTGATATATTGTTGTGGTTACAAAAGAATACTTTCACATTGACAGAGTCGAGTCATGCACAATTGTATATTGGGGTCAATCGGGGGGACATTCAAGGCATCGTTTGTAATGGTAATGGCTTACGTGGGGTATAAAGCACATTACCTTTCGACTGGATCGCCTTCTGGAGTTTGTCTGCAAGAATAGAAGAACGATAGCCAAGGGAACAGTACATAACGATTGTTTTCGGAAGCTTCTTTCCTTCTTCTGTAAAAAGATGTATTTTAAAGGCTCAATTCCCAATAGGAttaacatttgcataaaaaaaACCACTCGTCTGGAACAGCTAAGGGTGGTCCTGAACATAAGAATTGATACTattaatgcaagaacctgggattgaatccctggctTTTAAAACTTTATACTATAGGTATAGGAAGCGCAAAGATTGTAGGCCTgtgattttgtgtgttttccGGCGTAAGGGTGTTCAGAATTGTTTGTTACTTGATGACTTTATCATGGCTGTAATTGCAATCGATATTCAATGGTGGTAATCTGAGATGTCCGAGACATGCGTGGTAATTCTATCACACGTGTCCATGACACTAGGAAAAGGAATGTGATAAATGTGACTCTGAATGTGACAGCCCTAATTCTTAGGCTTCTTGCTATATGTCAGGCAGTGCATCCATTCGTGACAAAAAACATCAGACACGCAATGACCTATCCCACAATTCTACACCTAAACTTTgctgtttatttttttcactttatcCCATTGTACATGTGACATAAGATTATTCATATAATGGCAAAAAAAAGGACAGTATAAACACGCCACAAATGTGAATTCAACATATTGATAAAGTCTTTTATCAAGAATTGTCCGAGTAAAAACATCTTTCTGGAAAAGAAACATACTAATAGGAGTTTATATGTTGACCTTGTTACCTTTAACGTTAGTCTGTATTTCTTTGATAATATAATTGTTATCTTCTGTCGAGAATTCGATACGAACTGCACCAGGAATGTGACTGACTCTGTATTCTGCTTCTGGTCTTGAATCCTGGtttcatcaaataacgaaaACATCATGTTATAATTAAGAGTTTCGTCAAGAAAGAACGAGATGTGAAGTAGCGATGAACCGATGAAGAAAATCACACACGTTCAAGTAAAGTATGTAAAGTCAGTTGTTGGCATGATACTAGAGACATTTATTTTGTACACCGTCGGCCAAAGGACCCCTTCCACATGGCTATGGAATCTAAgttttacaactgttacaagCAGGAATGGATTGATAATAACTGTTTATATATTACTTTTTGAAAACCTCCATTTATTGCAGCCATCACAGTTCCCTGTGACAAATGAACTGTTTGGAGATAGTATCCTGTACAGCGATGAAAGTTGATTAAACttgaatattattaaaaaatattgcGTCTTTTAACCACACTGAAATGAAATCTAAATAATCTCCACGACGATACGACTTACCACTATGACCAGTGTTCGTTTGTTTGTGCTGTCGACGTCACCTGTCAGTAAATTCGTACTGGCAGCTCCCTGCTGGAACCATTTCTGAACAACTTCCGTCGTCACACCTTTGATGGTTGGGAACTTTTTACGGAAAGATGCGATCATAACACGCATTGCCATACTtgggctgttgttatgggctgCACTGGAGGTGTCTTGTTTGTTGGGACTGCAATTTGAATTGAAGTTGACCTTAGTATTAAGATAGTTCAGGACAAAGTACGCTATGAAACATGTACACAGGCTGTGGTATCCTTCCCCATGACAGACACCAtaaaaaccatagaccctagaCGAAACTAAACCcataaaatttgacattttgttgtaatattattatCTGTTTGGTCTGAAGATAGAATTTGTGTGTCGTTCAATCAGTCATTGTCATGGTAATGATCAATTGATGACGTCCTAAAATTCACAGTGCAATAAACGATTACGTCTCCTTTTCAACCATTCTGAACACGCACAAAATGGACTCGACCTCGGCGGACTAATACAACATTGACTGTAGTGGTTTTTGTACTGGAGGTATTCGGAGACGTTTTCTAAGTTTTTAAACTGCCCTGATGAAGCGCCCTCACTGAGCTGGTTCTCCTGTGTTTCGTATTGCTCACAGTCATGTGTGAAATAATGGTCCATCCCTGGATGGTgttattctagtctaggatgatcatgatacaaaataatgacgttattaaaGGTATTCACGATATTCAAATATTACCGCTACGGTGACTATTGCGATAATTTCGCAACAGTCACcgtaatggtaatttttgaatatcgtaaatacctttcttaagggagccgtcattatttacggaATTTAGGGGGAGGtcactcaaaaactggggagtgaaagggggggggggggctactcaaaaatttacatattaaaatagcACCAGGAAGCAttcttgaaattcaaaaatctcCCGTACCCACTcccacttggctccctcaaactttgattcaactaaTACCACCTAGTTGAAAACGTTATGAaccaattggccctagcaactatgaccacacccttagcaacagtgaaaagtgggaagggcaggcaagttaataaagattccaaaagtGTCACACTCCACTTGTTGTTGGATGTTGGACTATATATGGACTTTCGGAGTGGGTCTTTGGTCACATGTAcacgcaatctgattaaaatccgatgtggtgaaagcggctagatgtccttatttacctctattcatcgtgttgtgacgtttgttttgttcggagtgatcgccgttAGAAAGGCGTTCGCCTCgggaaaaaaactcacgtaaaagacgcaataacgatggaataaaggtaaatacaggaaaaccagcctatctaacatcagattttaatcagattgatgtacACGTGTCAACTGAATGATTGCCATCACACCTCGAAATACTTGATGTTTGTGAATGCGATATGGTGAATTCAGGCAACCAATATGTTGAGTTCGATTAAACAAAGCATAATGCAATGGCATACCTATCATTGCCATCTGTATCTTTCGGATCGTCAGCGTCTGGTGGGACATCTTCCTGCTCTTCGGCCGAAGAAAATAGTTTCCTCCACAGGAACATGACTTTAAAAAGAGGCAGTTAATCGTAGTATCGCGAAACAGGCCTTGGGTTGGCGAGCTATATTTCCAACCTCCCTGCTACATTCTTAGGATATATACGTAGTAACCGTGAAATCAAGAACTGTGTTTTTTCACACTGTACGCTGAGATacgtcagtcactcactcacttagcAACAAGGATTCGCCAATAAAATTGAAGGGTTCGTGTGTAAGTGACGACCATGCATTATTACATATGCAGGAAAATTCTACCTTCCacaaaccatggaagtatacttccatgcacAAACTAAATCATGGGGAATCCCAGGTCAAAGTTTACGCAAATGCGCAGTTCGCGAGCgcataatgacgtcattttgcCGTAACTTCCGGAAATCCCGTTTCACGCTTTTCGGTGTGTGTGAGGTGGTTGACACGCATGTGTTGTTCTGTAATCGACAGCTACCACCAGCCATACTCAGTCTATTTTTAACCAGATAATAAACCCTTGTTATTCGCTACTACAAAGGACATATCTGAATATCAAAAACCGTTACATCCAGCACCGTATCAGTCTCCATCACATTACCGCTCTTCTTGTGACTTCCAGACGAGTCCCTTTGTCTTGCCTTGTGTCCAAACCTAGAATTATTAGTGGAATATGGCGTCTATATCGAAGGGTTTTGTTCTTACGATGGTTTTGACACTTTTATTTGTATCCTATGTGACTGCAGAAGAATCCATCACAGATCAAGCGCAGGCAGTTTTTAAACAAGTAAGTAGAGATCTTTTGTCGACAAAGCCATTGGCTGGTGATTCTTTATTCAGACCTCACCGTGAAACATTACAACAGAACACGTTTGTTAAAATACGTTTCTTAGATGCCATGAAAATTCACTAATTAGGTGATGACCACTTCTATCGTTTCAAAAGCGTATTTAATTTCGTAAAAAAACATGTGATGGGGATTCAAATACCTAAATGGTTTGGAGAATTGGTGAAGTTGAAAAAATAGGAATAGTAAACTGTAAAAGACCATCACCCATCAGGAGattcatcaatatttttcaataaatcaataaagaCCAATGTAGCACGAATTTTAAAAGCTTTGTTTTCGATTTCACAATCTAAATATTACTAATCGCaacaactgtacaatatttttaatacaaCCCAAAGCAACACAAATCcatacaatacgatacaatgcaatacaatacaatacaatacaatacaatacgatacgatacgatacgatacgatgcaatgcaatacaatacaacgtaatacaatacaatgcagacaatacaatgcaaacagtgaaatacaatacaatacaataccaattacaatacaatacaagcaatacaatgaaatacaatgtcATTGAATACTAGAATGTAAAAATGACagaaattgacatgtacaatatacaatttaATATATCTACATGTTTTAATTAATTCTGGTAACTACCACAATGGACAATGCTCTACAGTTGATTCGTTTATGTATTTaaacaatacaattagatttacatgtactgtataagtTGAAGTTATTAGAATAAATATACCGAATGATGTATCATTATCTTGTTCTAATTTGATGTAACTGTTACACATACTTTGACCAGGAAAAACACAcaatatgttcatttttttttatattagaCTTTTTCTTCTTCACATTTTTCTACCCAAGAacagtgtgtgagtgagtgtgtgtgtgtgtgtgggggggggggggtgtgtgcatgtgcacgtgcatgggtgtgtgtgtatgtatgtggctCATATGGTATGTGCCCTGGAACATGTACGCGAATACATGAATATGTGTCATTGCCCTTACTGTTAGAAAGGAGCAACTTACTATactgttaattatgcaaatagaaAATGGCCCTGCATGGTaattgtaaaatttgtgtgTGACTTACAAGCAACTCACTCATGCGTTGAAAAGCAAGGTCAATGAGCATAGATACTAGAATTAATTGTGATGCAGGGAATACCAACTGACCTGTCAAATTAAGTCTTTTAttgtttgaattaaaaataattcataaaCTGAATGATGAATCAATATTAACAAAGTCAGCAACAATATTAATTGACACTAATGTGtgtcatttaaatattttataaatagtGCAAATATATGGAATTAAGATTCTGTAACATTCATCTGAAAAACGATAATGTAGCATGTGTTAAATGATCTaattatgtaattgtttctCCGGAAGTGAATAAATGGTATTAGCGTAGTGTCTGTAAATAGTGAATCATATACATCTGTATGTCTGTGACATTGTATTTAAATCTATCTGAATGGTAGATGAAAAGACTCACTCAAGTTATACATGTGTAATCCCATATTGAGATTCATTTTTACTTAAAAATATAACTTGTGAAACATAActtgtggttccgattacactcaattttagaatatgtggggtaggtagatttttttttcatgtgcgagtgtctagttcaggtatagttatgttttccattgttttccatatggtctctgtgttattggtttcttctcatcagatgtacagccattacagattggaagaacagttttatattgtctgtttaagttgatgtcagtttccgcatctactgtttcttgcgagactttaccatgtttgcgattttatttgtttttttcttgaatacggaaaaaagagtttagggtcggcaatgAAAACCTAGGTGGGGTCAGATAACCAGAACCAAACGTTTTTTTAGGTCTAAGAAgtaacaaaaaattaatttggtGATGCAGTCCCTGAATAAAGAAGCTGTACTGATGATATTCTGAAAGAGACACCTGCTGccaatggtggt from Glandiceps talaboti chromosome 18, keGlaTala1.1, whole genome shotgun sequence includes:
- the LOC144449550 gene encoding uncharacterized protein LOC144449550; amino-acid sequence: MFLWRKLFSSAEEQEDVPPDADDPKDTDGNDSPNKQDTSSAAHNNSPSMAMRVMIASFRKKFPTIKGVTTEVVQKWFQQGAASTNLLTGDVDSTNKRTLVIVDSRPEAEYRVSHIPGAVRIEFSTEDNNYIIKEIQTNVKEEGKKLPKTIVMYCSLGYRSSILADKLQKAIQSKDDDNHDFEGAEIYNMEGGIFKWANEGSPMVDVTGSSTKYAHPFNAVFGKLLHYSKRKEKL